From one Thermoanaerobaculia bacterium genomic stretch:
- a CDS encoding glycosyltransferase family 4 protein, which yields MKIAFVCGEYPPGPHGGIGTMTRLLARGLTEAGHSVRVVGIYPPSYRAPNYEEDEGVRVWRLREPDYRLGWVPARVSLFRMIEEWSAAGDVDLVEAPDYQGYTAGWPALPVPVVVRLHGSASYFAAETRRPIKRTAFWIESRALRRADYWCSVSRYTADRTKSLFRLRGGPHAVLHNPVDADDPVRSLHRSARRVMFTGTLTAKKGVVPLVRAWPLVVARRRDAELHLFGKDGSTEGGGSMREYLESLVPRSARETVVFHGHVDRSTVLANLHSARAAVFPSYAEAFALAPLEAMAAGCPTISTRRGSGPEMIEHGRDGLLVDPDRPEEIAEAILSLLADDALARRLGAGGRRRAKEAFSLPAVLARNEEFYVGCIRGFRPQNVVAHPRRADFHPNA from the coding sequence GTGAAGATCGCGTTCGTCTGCGGCGAGTACCCTCCCGGTCCGCACGGCGGCATCGGCACGATGACGCGGCTCCTCGCCCGCGGGCTGACGGAAGCGGGCCACTCCGTTCGCGTCGTCGGGATCTATCCGCCGTCGTACCGGGCGCCGAACTACGAGGAGGACGAGGGGGTCCGCGTCTGGCGCCTCCGGGAGCCCGACTACCGGCTCGGCTGGGTCCCCGCGCGCGTCTCGCTCTTCCGGATGATCGAGGAGTGGAGCGCCGCGGGCGACGTCGACCTCGTCGAGGCGCCCGATTACCAGGGATACACCGCGGGGTGGCCGGCGCTGCCGGTTCCGGTCGTCGTGCGCCTCCACGGCTCGGCGAGCTACTTCGCCGCCGAGACGCGGCGGCCGATCAAGCGCACCGCGTTCTGGATCGAGAGCCGCGCGCTGCGGCGGGCCGACTACTGGTGCTCGGTCTCCCGCTACACCGCCGATCGGACGAAATCGCTGTTCCGCCTCCGGGGGGGGCCGCACGCGGTCCTCCACAATCCGGTCGACGCCGACGACCCGGTGCGGAGCCTGCACCGCTCGGCGCGCCGCGTGATGTTCACCGGCACGCTCACCGCCAAGAAAGGGGTCGTGCCGCTCGTCCGCGCGTGGCCGCTCGTCGTCGCCCGCCGGCGCGACGCGGAGCTGCACCTCTTCGGCAAGGACGGGTCGACCGAAGGGGGAGGATCGATGCGGGAGTACCTCGAGTCCCTCGTTCCCCGCTCCGCGCGCGAGACCGTCGTCTTCCACGGGCACGTCGACCGGAGCACGGTGCTCGCGAACCTCCACTCCGCGCGTGCGGCCGTCTTTCCCTCCTACGCCGAGGCGTTCGCGCTGGCGCCGCTCGAGGCGATGGCGGCGGGGTGCCCGACGATCTCGACGCGGCGGGGGAGCGGCCCCGAGATGATCGAGCACGGCCGGGACGGCCTCCTCGTCGACCCCGACCGCCCCGAGGAGATCGCCGAGGCGATCCTCTCGCTGCTCGCCGACGACGCGCTGGCGCGCCGCCTCGGGGCGGGCGGGCGCCGGCGTGCGAAGGAAGCGTTCTCCCTTCCCGCGGTGCTCGCGCGCAACGAGGAGTTCTACGTGGGCTGCATTCGCGGGTTCCGGCCGCAGAACGTGGTGGCCCATCCCCGCCGCGCCGACTTCCATCCGAACGCCTGA